One Mycobacteroides salmoniphilum DNA segment encodes these proteins:
- a CDS encoding alpha/beta fold hydrolase, whose protein sequence is MSPTPELRRPRPGPLPARDGELHQVVTIDGRTVQVNVSGPDKGTTVVMLAAAGHFALSYRSVCERLHTAGLRTAVIGHDPHLHAKAITGVLDDIGVKVALLVGDRAGGELAWDLAASKLDRFIGLVAIDRGHPRVADRAGLIRDKHCPPVEINTTVLVTSDATRAIARASQRFVYGDYRIVELMGRRSATRDLTPELAAEVVLRSSSW, encoded by the coding sequence ATGAGTCCGACGCCTGAGCTTCGCCGCCCGCGCCCGGGGCCCCTGCCTGCGCGCGACGGTGAGTTGCATCAGGTCGTCACGATTGACGGCCGAACGGTGCAGGTCAATGTGTCGGGGCCCGATAAGGGAACCACCGTCGTCATGCTGGCCGCGGCCGGGCACTTCGCGCTCAGTTATCGCTCGGTGTGCGAGCGGCTGCACACCGCGGGGCTACGGACCGCGGTGATCGGACACGATCCGCATCTCCATGCCAAGGCCATCACCGGAGTGCTCGACGACATCGGCGTCAAGGTGGCGCTCTTGGTGGGGGACCGTGCTGGCGGTGAGCTGGCCTGGGATCTGGCAGCCAGCAAACTTGACAGGTTTATCGGACTGGTGGCGATCGACCGTGGACACCCGCGCGTGGCCGACCGTGCCGGGCTGATCCGCGACAAGCACTGCCCGCCGGTGGAGATCAACACCACGGTATTGGTGACCTCGGATGCCACCCGGGCCATCGCCCGTGCCAGCCAGCGCTTCGTGTACGGCGACTACCGGATTGTCGAACTGATGGGACGTCGGTCGGCGACTCGCGACCTCACCCCGGAGCTGGCCGCCGAGGTGGTGCTGCGCAGCAGCTCATGGTGA
- a CDS encoding cobyric acid synthase, with the protein MTGALLVGGVSSDAGKSLVVTGLCRLLARKGIRVAPFKAQNMSNNSVVTMDGGEIGRAQALQARACGLEPSVRFNPVLLKPGSDRTSQLVVRGQATGNVSARSYIEHREELRQVVAEELRALRAEFDVVICEGAGSVAEINLRATDIANMGLAQTAGLPVVLVGDIDRGGVLAHLFGSVAVLEPADQRLVAGFIVNKFRGDPTLLEPGLEQLAVLTGRTTYGVLPYDDQLWLDAEDSVSVVASAQVGRPATPVGREWLRVAAVRLPRISNSTDIEAIACEPGVIVRWAAHPADIADADVVVVPGTKATVADLAWMRSNGIADAVVAHARSGSPVLGICGGFQMLATTIEDRVESGAGTVEGLGLLDVDIAFEPIKTLRRWQPPGLTGYEIHHGTVTRSAVAPWLTDYHEGAAEGAVRGTHWHGVLDNDEFRRAWLTEAAAAAGRSGFIVATGTNVGDCRAAQLDRLADLIDTHVDVDALQAVWEESGRPHSGPSYPVIAARVE; encoded by the coding sequence ATGACCGGGGCGCTGCTGGTGGGGGGCGTCAGCTCCGACGCCGGTAAGAGTCTGGTTGTTACCGGTCTGTGCCGGTTACTGGCTCGCAAGGGGATTCGCGTCGCGCCGTTCAAGGCGCAGAACATGTCCAACAACTCCGTGGTGACGATGGACGGCGGAGAGATCGGTCGCGCGCAGGCATTGCAGGCCCGCGCGTGCGGGCTGGAACCATCGGTCCGGTTCAATCCGGTACTCCTCAAGCCCGGCAGCGACCGCACCTCACAGCTGGTGGTACGCGGGCAGGCCACAGGAAACGTCAGTGCTCGTTCCTATATCGAGCATCGCGAGGAATTGCGGCAGGTGGTCGCCGAGGAGTTGCGCGCGCTGCGTGCGGAATTCGACGTCGTGATCTGCGAGGGCGCCGGCTCGGTCGCCGAGATCAACCTACGAGCCACCGACATCGCCAACATGGGTCTGGCACAGACTGCGGGTCTGCCGGTGGTGCTGGTCGGTGATATCGACCGAGGTGGTGTGCTGGCGCACCTGTTCGGGTCGGTGGCCGTGCTCGAGCCCGCGGATCAACGACTCGTCGCCGGATTCATCGTCAACAAGTTCCGCGGTGATCCCACGCTGTTGGAGCCGGGGCTGGAGCAGCTCGCCGTACTGACCGGCAGAACCACCTACGGTGTGCTGCCCTACGACGACCAATTATGGCTCGATGCAGAGGATTCAGTGTCTGTAGTGGCCTCGGCTCAGGTGGGGCGCCCGGCCACGCCGGTCGGGCGGGAATGGCTCCGGGTGGCCGCGGTGCGCCTGCCCCGAATCTCGAATTCGACCGATATCGAGGCCATCGCCTGCGAGCCGGGAGTGATAGTCCGGTGGGCGGCGCATCCCGCTGATATCGCCGACGCCGATGTGGTGGTGGTCCCGGGCACTAAGGCCACTGTCGCCGATCTTGCCTGGATGCGGAGCAACGGCATTGCCGATGCGGTTGTCGCACACGCCCGTTCGGGGTCGCCGGTGCTGGGTATTTGTGGCGGATTCCAGATGCTGGCCACCACAATCGAGGATCGCGTCGAGTCCGGGGCCGGAACCGTCGAGGGGCTGGGCCTGCTCGATGTCGATATCGCGTTCGAACCGATCAAGACTCTGCGCCGCTGGCAGCCACCGGGCCTGACCGGATACGAGATTCACCATGGCACCGTTACCCGCTCGGCAGTGGCGCCGTGGCTCACCGACTACCACGAGGGTGCCGCCGAGGGCGCGGTCCGGGGCACCCATTGGCATGGGGTACTGGACAACGACGAGTTCCGGCGCGCATGGCTCACCGAGGCGGCGGCCGCGGCTGGACGTTCGGGATTCATCGTCGCTACCGGCACCAATGTCGGAGACTGCCGTGCGGCTCAACTGGACAGACTGGCCGATCTCATCGACACCCATGTCGACGTCGATGCCCTGCAGGCCGTGTGGGAAGAATCCGGTCGGCCGCATTCTGGCCCGTCATACCCGGTAATTGCGGCGCGGGTCGAATAG
- the map gene encoding type I methionyl aminopeptidase, with protein MTVRAALRPGTLSPERQVPVSIGRPEYVGKSKVAEAIGEPYVQTPEVIEKMRVAGRIAARALALAGEAVAPGVTTDELDRIAHDYMVSQGAYPSTLGYKGFPKSCCTSLNEIICHGIPDSTVIEDGDIVNIDVTAYIDGVHGDTNATFLAGDVSEEHRLLVERTREATMRAINAVKPGRALSVVGRVIEAYAKRFGYNVVRSFTGHGVGPTFHNGLIVPHYDDPNLDIVIEPGMTFTIEPMINLGSLDYEIWDDTWTVATTDKQWTAQFEHTMVVTDDGVEILTVP; from the coding sequence ATGACTGTTCGTGCCGCACTGCGTCCGGGAACACTGTCCCCCGAGCGCCAGGTTCCCGTGTCGATCGGCCGCCCCGAGTACGTGGGCAAGTCCAAGGTCGCGGAAGCCATCGGGGAGCCGTATGTCCAGACACCCGAGGTGATCGAGAAGATGCGCGTCGCGGGCAGGATCGCGGCGCGGGCACTGGCGCTCGCCGGTGAGGCCGTCGCGCCCGGCGTCACCACCGACGAACTGGACCGAATTGCGCACGATTACATGGTTTCCCAGGGTGCCTACCCGTCGACGCTGGGGTACAAGGGATTTCCCAAGTCGTGCTGCACATCGCTCAACGAGATCATCTGCCATGGGATACCGGATTCGACCGTGATCGAGGACGGAGACATCGTCAACATCGATGTCACCGCCTATATCGACGGTGTGCACGGCGATACCAACGCCACGTTCCTGGCCGGGGATGTCTCCGAGGAACACCGACTCCTGGTGGAGCGAACCCGGGAGGCCACGATGCGGGCCATCAATGCCGTCAAGCCGGGCCGGGCCCTGAGTGTCGTTGGCCGGGTGATCGAGGCCTACGCAAAGCGGTTCGGTTACAACGTGGTTCGCTCCTTCACCGGACACGGCGTGGGCCCGACGTTCCACAACGGGCTCATCGTGCCGCATTATGACGACCCCAACCTGGACATCGTCATCGAGCCGGGCATGACCTTCACCATCGAGCCGATGATCAACCTCGGATCGCTGGACTACGAGATCTGGGATGACACCTGGACAGTGGCGACCACCGACAAGCAATGGACCGCGCAGTTCGAGCACACCATGGTGGTCACCGACGACGGAGTAGAGATCCTGACCGTGCCATGA
- a CDS encoding L,D-transpeptidase, protein MVTGLAGLLMNMAITAPATLGHAAAASSSGVASVSPTPGQTVGVAMPVTIHFASPVTDRPSAERTINFSASKVPAGVFSWVDDATVRFTPSEYWPAHSTIAVSVNGVSGMKYKFQTGSEVLGIASISAHTFTVKIDGTVMREMPASMGKPKHPTPIGSFTALEKQSPVVMDSRTIGIPLNDPEGYKLTVYYAVRVTWGGVYVHSAPWSTGAQGNSNVSHGCINLSPDNAAWYYNTVGIGDPIVING, encoded by the coding sequence GTGGTGACCGGGCTCGCCGGCCTCCTGATGAACATGGCCATCACCGCACCAGCGACCCTCGGCCACGCAGCGGCCGCCTCCTCCAGCGGGGTGGCGTCCGTCTCGCCCACGCCGGGGCAGACGGTCGGGGTGGCCATGCCCGTGACGATTCATTTCGCTTCCCCTGTCACCGATCGGCCATCGGCCGAGCGAACCATCAATTTCTCCGCGTCGAAGGTTCCCGCAGGGGTGTTCAGCTGGGTCGACGATGCGACGGTCCGTTTCACCCCCAGCGAATACTGGCCCGCGCACTCCACCATCGCCGTGTCCGTGAACGGTGTCAGTGGCATGAAGTACAAGTTCCAGACCGGCTCGGAGGTGCTGGGCATCGCCAGCATCAGCGCCCATACCTTTACGGTCAAGATCGACGGCACGGTTATGCGCGAGATGCCCGCATCGATGGGAAAGCCCAAACACCCCACGCCGATCGGCTCGTTTACCGCCTTGGAGAAGCAGAGTCCTGTGGTCATGGATTCCCGGACCATCGGCATTCCGCTGAACGATCCAGAGGGATACAAGCTGACCGTCTACTACGCGGTCCGGGTCACCTGGGGTGGCGTCTACGTGCACAGCGCCCCGTGGTCGACGGGAGCGCAGGGTAATTCCAACGTCAGCCATGGGTGCATCAACCTGAGCCCCGACAACGCGGCCTGGTACTACAACACCGTCGGCATCGGCGACCCCATCGTCATCAACGGATAG
- a CDS encoding VOC family protein — protein sequence MGMSAGLTLEAIVIDCHDAATLGRWWADALEWPYSIDHDGDVEVFQPDRHPPSLFFLANPDPKVAKNRLHLDFRGDDQHAVVDRFLAHGATTVDIGQGDSSWIVLADPEGNEFCVLASSPG from the coding sequence ATGGGCATGTCCGCCGGACTCACACTAGAAGCGATTGTGATCGACTGCCATGATGCAGCCACATTGGGCCGCTGGTGGGCCGACGCGCTGGAATGGCCGTACTCCATCGATCACGACGGAGACGTCGAGGTCTTCCAGCCCGACCGCCACCCACCCTCATTGTTCTTCCTGGCCAACCCCGATCCGAAGGTGGCCAAGAACCGATTGCACCTGGACTTTCGGGGTGACGACCAGCACGCCGTAGTGGATCGGTTTCTCGCGCACGGCGCTACCACGGTTGATATCGGTCAGGGCGATTCGAGCTGGATCGTGCTCGCCGATCCCGAGGGCAACGAGTTCTGCGTGCTGGCGTCGAGTCCCGGCTAG
- a CDS encoding penicillin-binding transpeptidase domain-containing protein, translating to MFRRVWSLPLFGTALLVAGAVACTPRPDGPAPVAEKFFEALASGDTATAAKLTDDPDGAKVGLDQAFSGLQAASFKAAVNGSQYTQDTGSADATYVWQLPKKRTWTYSGRLEMLRTGGSWQVRWAPSDLHPKLGERQSLSLRTDPAKRATVNEAGGTTVLAPANLYKISFDASQAGKSLMSTATALADAIRPYDDQMNAASLAEQASAQTSPMNIITLRKDDWDKVSIALETRPGALRPGVVMTPIADILPTDDTFAPDIVAQVKKAVLDELDGEAGWRVVSVNQNGVDTAVLNEVKPTPAPSKTISLDRAVQNAAQNAVNTRGQKAMMVVIKPSTGEILAVAQNAAANADGPLATTGLFPPGSTFKIITAGAALERGMATPDTMLGCPKRVTIGDRSIPNYNEFDLGTVPMWRAFANSCNTTFAKLASEMPLDGLTVAASQFGIGPDYDVAGIPTISGDVPPTVNLAERTEDGFGQGKVLVTPFGMALAAATVANGKTPVPQLISGQTTGITGERPAVTPTMIDGLRGMMRETVLSGTAMDLKGEGSVYGKTGEAEFPGGSHAWFAGYRGDMAFATLIVGGGGSEAAVRATRVMFQSLPPDYLA from the coding sequence ATGTTCAGACGTGTTTGGTCCCTGCCCTTGTTCGGCACCGCGCTGCTGGTGGCCGGGGCGGTTGCGTGCACTCCGCGCCCCGATGGGCCGGCGCCGGTGGCAGAGAAGTTTTTCGAGGCACTGGCCAGCGGCGACACCGCCACTGCCGCGAAGCTCACCGACGACCCCGATGGCGCGAAAGTGGGTCTGGATCAAGCGTTCTCGGGCCTGCAGGCGGCGTCGTTCAAGGCCGCCGTGAACGGATCTCAATACACCCAGGACACCGGCAGCGCCGACGCGACGTATGTCTGGCAACTGCCCAAGAAGCGCACCTGGACCTATAGCGGGCGCCTGGAAATGCTGCGCACCGGCGGCAGCTGGCAGGTCCGGTGGGCCCCGAGTGATCTGCATCCCAAACTTGGTGAACGCCAATCGCTCTCGTTGCGCACCGATCCGGCCAAGCGGGCAACAGTCAACGAGGCGGGCGGTACGACCGTACTGGCACCGGCCAACCTGTACAAGATTTCCTTTGACGCGTCGCAGGCCGGTAAATCGCTGATGAGCACCGCCACCGCGCTGGCCGATGCCATTCGGCCCTACGACGACCAGATGAACGCCGCGTCCCTCGCCGAGCAGGCGAGCGCGCAAACCTCGCCGATGAACATCATCACGTTGCGCAAGGACGATTGGGACAAAGTGTCCATCGCGCTGGAGACCCGGCCGGGAGCATTGCGACCGGGCGTTGTGATGACACCGATCGCCGACATTCTGCCCACCGATGACACCTTTGCGCCCGACATCGTCGCGCAAGTCAAGAAGGCAGTGCTCGACGAGTTGGACGGCGAGGCCGGCTGGCGAGTGGTCAGTGTCAATCAGAACGGTGTTGACACCGCGGTGCTCAATGAGGTGAAACCCACTCCGGCGCCGTCGAAGACGATCAGCTTGGACCGTGCCGTGCAGAACGCCGCGCAGAACGCTGTCAACACGCGCGGCCAGAAGGCCATGATGGTGGTGATCAAGCCGTCGACGGGGGAGATCTTGGCGGTCGCGCAGAACGCCGCCGCCAACGCAGATGGACCGCTGGCCACCACGGGGCTGTTCCCGCCCGGATCGACATTCAAGATCATCACCGCGGGTGCCGCACTCGAGCGCGGGATGGCGACCCCCGACACCATGCTGGGCTGCCCGAAGCGAGTCACCATCGGAGATCGCAGCATCCCCAACTACAACGAGTTCGATCTCGGCACGGTGCCCATGTGGCGCGCCTTCGCGAACTCGTGTAACACCACCTTCGCCAAACTCGCCAGCGAGATGCCATTGGACGGTTTGACCGTTGCCGCTTCGCAATTCGGCATCGGCCCCGACTATGACGTTGCGGGCATCCCCACCATCTCCGGAGATGTCCCGCCCACGGTCAATCTGGCTGAACGCACCGAGGACGGTTTCGGTCAGGGCAAGGTGCTGGTCACGCCGTTCGGTATGGCGCTGGCCGCGGCCACTGTGGCCAACGGTAAAACGCCTGTACCGCAGCTGATTTCGGGTCAGACCACGGGAATAACCGGTGAGCGGCCGGCGGTGACCCCGACAATGATCGACGGGCTGCGCGGGATGATGCGCGAGACCGTGCTCAGCGGTACCGCGATGGATCTCAAGGGCGAGGGCTCGGTCTATGGAAAGACCGGTGAGGCCGAGTTCCCGGGCGGATCACACGCCTGGTTTGCCGGATATCGCGGTGATATGGCGTTCGCCACACTGATCGTCGGGGGCGGCGGCTCAGAAGCCGCGGTGCGCGCCACCCGGGTCATGTTCCAGTCGCTACCGCCGGATTACCTGGCCTAG
- a CDS encoding GNAT family N-acetyltransferase has protein sequence MLGLSDTEAVRAVLDVDPVASCMLAARVEARGADPTAIGGEIWSAGALADSLCFVGTTIIPLAGGPEATRLFAERAIEQHRICPSLVGPADVVLDMWCHLDPVWGPAREVRACQPLLAMLDAPTCAVDPAVRQVRAEELDQYLNASIQMFIGEMGVDPRNGDGGRGYRRRVAGLIEAGRAWARFEDGRVIFKAEIGSQSLSVSQIQGVWVDPEFRGRGLGTAGVAAVAAAVHRSGRIPSLYVNGFNEVARASYARAGFTRIGTFATVLVS, from the coding sequence GTGCTCGGGTTATCGGATACCGAGGCGGTACGCGCTGTCCTGGACGTAGACCCGGTGGCATCCTGCATGCTCGCCGCTCGCGTGGAGGCCCGCGGTGCCGATCCCACGGCCATCGGCGGCGAGATCTGGTCGGCGGGAGCGTTGGCCGACTCCCTGTGCTTCGTCGGGACCACGATCATTCCGTTGGCGGGCGGGCCCGAGGCCACTCGGCTGTTCGCCGAACGTGCGATCGAGCAGCACCGGATCTGCCCTTCCCTGGTCGGTCCGGCTGATGTGGTTCTCGACATGTGGTGCCATCTCGATCCGGTCTGGGGCCCCGCGCGCGAGGTTCGCGCCTGCCAGCCGCTGCTGGCGATGCTTGATGCGCCCACATGTGCCGTTGACCCCGCGGTGCGGCAGGTGCGTGCCGAGGAGCTCGACCAGTATTTGAACGCGTCGATCCAGATGTTCATCGGTGAGATGGGCGTCGACCCGCGTAACGGTGACGGAGGCCGCGGATACCGACGGCGGGTGGCCGGTCTCATCGAAGCAGGCAGGGCGTGGGCACGTTTCGAGGATGGGCGGGTCATCTTCAAGGCCGAGATCGGATCGCAATCGCTGTCCGTCAGCCAGATTCAGGGTGTGTGGGTTGACCCAGAGTTCCGTGGCCGCGGGCTCGGCACCGCGGGCGTGGCCGCTGTGGCGGCGGCGGTTCATCGCAGCGGGCGCATCCCCAGCCTGTACGTGAACGGCTTCAACGAGGTGGCCCGCGCGTCCTATGCCAGGGCGGGATTCACCCGTATCGGCACATTCGCGACGGTTCTCGTTAGCTAG
- the ispG gene encoding flavodoxin-dependent (E)-4-hydroxy-3-methylbut-2-enyl-diphosphate synthase has translation MTSLGIPSAPPPTLSPRRKTRQLMVGDVGVGSDSLVSVQSMCTTKTHDVNSTLQQIAELTTSGCDMVRVACPRQEDADALAEIARKSKIPVIADIHFQPKYIFAAIDAGCAAVRVNPGNIKEFDGRVKEVAKAAGEAGIPIRIGVNAGSLDPRILGKYGKATPEALVESALWEAGLFEEHGFGDIKISVKHNDPVIMVAAYELLASQCDYPLHLGVTEAGPAFQGTIKSAVAFGALLSKGIGDTIRVSLSAPPVEEVKVGNQILESLNLRPRGLEIVSCPSCGRAQVDVYTLANAVSAGLEGLDVPLRVAVMGCVVNGPGEAREADLGVASGNGKGQIFVKGEVIKTVPEALIVETLIDEAMRLAEEMGTEIGTDGTPTGQPVVTVS, from the coding sequence ATGACCAGCCTGGGCATTCCGAGTGCACCGCCGCCGACCCTGTCGCCGCGGCGCAAGACACGTCAGCTCATGGTCGGAGACGTCGGGGTGGGCAGCGACTCGCTGGTCTCGGTGCAGTCGATGTGCACCACCAAGACCCACGACGTGAACTCGACCCTGCAGCAGATCGCCGAGCTGACCACCTCCGGCTGTGACATGGTGCGTGTCGCCTGCCCGCGACAGGAGGACGCCGACGCGCTCGCCGAGATCGCCCGCAAGAGCAAGATCCCGGTGATCGCCGATATCCATTTTCAGCCCAAGTACATCTTCGCCGCGATTGACGCCGGTTGCGCCGCGGTGCGCGTGAATCCGGGGAACATCAAGGAGTTCGACGGCCGCGTCAAGGAGGTCGCCAAGGCCGCCGGTGAGGCCGGGATACCGATCCGCATCGGCGTGAACGCGGGTTCGCTCGATCCGCGCATTCTGGGCAAGTACGGCAAGGCCACGCCGGAAGCGCTCGTCGAATCGGCGCTGTGGGAGGCCGGCCTGTTCGAGGAGCATGGCTTCGGTGACATCAAGATCAGCGTCAAGCACAACGACCCGGTGATCATGGTCGCCGCCTATGAACTGCTGGCCTCGCAGTGTGATTACCCGCTGCACCTGGGTGTTACCGAGGCGGGCCCAGCATTCCAGGGCACCATCAAGTCGGCCGTGGCGTTCGGGGCGCTGTTGTCCAAGGGCATAGGCGACACCATCCGGGTATCCCTTTCTGCGCCGCCGGTTGAGGAGGTCAAGGTCGGCAACCAGATTCTGGAGTCCCTCAACCTGCGGCCTCGTGGGCTGGAAATCGTGTCCTGCCCGTCCTGCGGTCGTGCGCAGGTAGACGTCTACACCCTGGCCAACGCGGTCAGTGCAGGCTTGGAGGGCCTGGACGTACCGCTGCGTGTCGCGGTCATGGGCTGCGTCGTCAATGGGCCGGGGGAGGCCCGTGAGGCCGACCTGGGCGTGGCATCCGGCAACGGCAAGGGGCAGATCTTCGTGAAGGGCGAGGTCATCAAGACCGTGCCGGAGGCGCTGATCGTGGAGACGCTCATCGACGAGGCCATGCGGTTGGCTGAAGAGATGGGCACGGAGATCGGAACCGACGGAACTCCTACAGGCCAGCCGGTCGTCACCGTAAGCTGA